In a single window of the Elusimicrobiota bacterium genome:
- the nadD gene encoding nicotinate (nicotinamide) nucleotide adenylyltransferase has translation MKIGLLGGSFDPVHSGHIILAKKSVSQLKLDFLIFVPAYLPPHKSRKLVSAYHRKKMLQLAIAGDKKFLISEFELNRKKKIYTYQTLNYFQTKYHPPQSEIYFVIGSDSANSFSSWAKSDNLTQMCKFVVGQRNRYPIPADSKKYGFIKLSGRIPDISSTFIRQQLKKGLSINRFVPFTVENYIKKNHLYK, from the coding sequence ACATTATACTTGCTAAAAAGTCAGTATCACAATTAAAACTTGACTTTTTGATTTTTGTTCCTGCATATTTACCGCCTCATAAATCCCGAAAATTAGTCAGTGCATATCACAGAAAAAAAATGTTGCAACTTGCTATTGCTGGCGATAAAAAATTTTTAATATCTGAATTTGAACTCAACCGAAAGAAAAAAATATATACCTACCAGACATTAAATTATTTCCAAACGAAATACCATCCACCTCAATCAGAAATATACTTTGTTATCGGCTCTGATTCAGCAAACAGTTTTAGCAGTTGGGCAAAATCAGACAATCTTACTCAAATGTGTAAATTTGTTGTCGGCCAACGTAATCGTTATCCAATCCCGGCTGATAGTAAAAAATACGGGTTCATTAAACTATCAGGCAGGATTCCTGATATTTCTTCAACATTTATCCGACAGCAACTTAAGAAGGGATTATCAATAAACCGTTTTGTTCCATTCACAGTAGAAAATTATATCAAAAAAAACCATTTGTATAAATGA